Proteins from a genomic interval of Clostridium sp. M62/1:
- a CDS encoding L,D-transpeptidase family protein produces MSDFSRKDEPDQNMEVRSAGQTDEIEDGLEWIEETEEAPQTDGMPEKFRSEVEITEDSRADMSGDTALDGMEEGVLEELAEEEEPEEKENRQGDIMPTEEEILRAAGSSFTEPPRKERRAQTQTAPPEADRIREKNRPSEERAGGGDANRSRGRSRRKGSVPPESLRRAGKDIQSDEPSVRKVRGRRPGQGERRFGRRQAAVAAGAAAAVLLIGGAVYVGLGQKYRNVFFPGTEINGLDVSGKTVAEAEQMISDGISGYTLTIEERGDKTEQLSQADIGLHAEFDGTMEKIIASQNPLAWGEYVFSPASYKIKTMMAYDEEAFQKAVESLECFDEDAPAPEDAHLSEYTEGEGYSIVPEKKGAKAVYEVVEKGISDAILNLQPSVSLEEIGGYEEPEVTSEDETLIKLCDSMNKAAGVVITYQFGDATETLSGDRIHEWLVPNADGTVGVDSGKVNAYVKELADKYNTNNKAKNLKTSYGKTVTIRGGTYGWKINQSAEADELAALIRSGQSQSGREPVYSQKAASHGANDYGDTYVEINLTAQHLFFYKNGKLLVESDFVSGNLSKGWGTPAGSYPLTYKQRDAVLKGENYRTPVDYWMPFNGGIGMHDAKWRSSFGGTIYKTGGSHGCINLPHSVAKKIYENISAGMPVLCYNLEGTEKASEPEKPKETQPSTQAPAESTAPVPTEPSTQPPAESTAPAPTEPSTQAPTQPSAQEPDGPASDDGGSGGASGPGM; encoded by the coding sequence ATGTCAGATTTCAGCAGAAAGGATGAACCGGATCAGAACATGGAAGTCCGGTCAGCCGGGCAGACAGACGAAATCGAAGATGGACTGGAGTGGATAGAAGAAACAGAAGAGGCGCCGCAGACAGATGGAATGCCGGAAAAATTCAGAAGTGAGGTAGAAATCACGGAAGATTCCAGGGCAGATATGTCCGGAGACACAGCGCTGGACGGGATGGAGGAAGGCGTTCTGGAGGAGCTGGCAGAAGAGGAAGAACCGGAGGAAAAGGAAAACAGGCAGGGGGATATTATGCCTACAGAAGAAGAGATTCTCCGCGCTGCCGGAAGCAGTTTTACGGAGCCGCCCAGGAAGGAGAGGAGAGCTCAGACGCAGACTGCCCCCCCGGAGGCAGACAGAATAAGGGAAAAGAACCGTCCCTCTGAGGAGAGAGCCGGCGGGGGAGATGCAAACCGCTCCCGGGGAAGAAGCAGGAGGAAAGGAAGCGTGCCGCCGGAGTCCCTCAGACGGGCAGGCAAAGACATCCAATCAGATGAGCCCAGTGTGAGGAAAGTCCGGGGCAGGAGGCCGGGACAGGGAGAACGCCGTTTTGGAAGAAGGCAGGCGGCGGTGGCAGCCGGAGCGGCAGCCGCCGTCCTCCTGATCGGAGGAGCAGTCTATGTCGGCCTGGGACAGAAGTACAGAAATGTATTTTTCCCGGGAACAGAGATCAACGGGCTTGACGTTTCCGGAAAAACGGTAGCTGAGGCAGAGCAGATGATCTCTGACGGCATCAGCGGGTACACGCTGACTATCGAGGAGAGAGGAGATAAGACAGAACAGCTCTCCCAGGCAGATATAGGGCTTCACGCTGAGTTTGACGGCACGATGGAAAAGATTATTGCCTCCCAGAACCCCCTCGCCTGGGGAGAATACGTATTCAGCCCCGCCAGCTACAAGATTAAGACTATGATGGCCTATGACGAGGAGGCCTTTCAGAAGGCGGTGGAAAGTCTGGAGTGCTTCGACGAGGACGCTCCGGCTCCGGAAGATGCCCATCTGTCAGAGTATACAGAGGGCGAAGGATACTCCATTGTCCCGGAGAAAAAAGGGGCCAAGGCAGTCTATGAGGTGGTGGAAAAGGGAATTTCTGATGCTATCCTCAATCTGCAGCCAAGCGTCTCCCTGGAGGAAATCGGCGGCTATGAGGAGCCGGAGGTGACCTCTGAGGATGAAACCTTAATAAAGCTCTGCGACAGTATGAACAAAGCTGCCGGCGTTGTGATTACATACCAGTTTGGAGATGCCACAGAGACCCTGAGCGGAGACAGAATCCACGAATGGCTGGTTCCAAACGCGGATGGAACTGTCGGAGTAGATTCTGGAAAGGTGAACGCCTATGTAAAGGAGCTGGCAGACAAGTACAATACAAATAATAAGGCAAAGAATCTGAAAACTTCCTATGGAAAGACAGTGACGATCCGGGGAGGCACATACGGCTGGAAAATAAACCAGTCGGCGGAGGCAGATGAGCTGGCAGCTCTGATCCGCTCAGGCCAGAGCCAGAGCGGGCGTGAGCCGGTTTACTCTCAGAAGGCGGCCAGCCATGGAGCAAATGACTATGGAGATACCTATGTAGAGATCAATCTGACTGCTCAGCACCTGTTCTTCTATAAAAATGGCAAGCTGCTTGTGGAGTCAGACTTCGTGTCAGGAAATCTGTCCAAGGGCTGGGGAACTCCGGCAGGCTCATATCCGCTGACATACAAGCAGAGGGACGCTGTTTTAAAAGGAGAGAACTACCGCACCCCTGTAGATTACTGGATGCCGTTCAACGGCGGAATCGGGATGCATGACGCCAAATGGAGATCCTCCTTTGGAGGAACCATCTATAAGACAGGGGGATCTCACGGCTGCATCAATCTGCCTCACAGCGTAGCGAAGAAAATTTACGAAAATATTTCGGCGGGAATGCCGGTGCTCTGCTACAACCTGGAGGGAACTGAGAAGGCGTCTGAACCCGAGAAACCGAAGGAGACCCAGCCGTCCACCCAGGCTCCGGCAGAGTCGACAGCTCCGGTACCGACTGAACCGTCCACCCAGCCGCCGGCAGAATCGACAGCCCCGGCGCCGACTGAACCGTCCACCCAGGCACCGACCCAGCCGTCTGCCCAGGAGCCGGATGGCCCTGCCTCTGACGATGGAGGCAGCGGAGGAGCCAGCGGACCGGGAATGTAA
- the rpsO gene encoding 30S ribosomal protein S15, producing MISKEKKSAIIAEYGRKPGDTGSPEVQIAILTARITELTEHLKTNQKDHHSRRGLLKMVGQRRGLLDYLKKTDLEGYRALIEKLGIRK from the coding sequence ATGATTTCAAAGGAGAAGAAGTCTGCTATCATCGCAGAGTATGGAAGAAAGCCTGGAGATACAGGTTCACCGGAGGTTCAGATCGCTATCTTAACAGCGAGAATCACAGAGCTCACAGAGCATTTAAAGACAAACCAGAAGGATCACCATTCCAGACGTGGTCTGTTAAAGATGGTTGGTCAGAGACGTGGTCTGCTGGACTACTTAAAGAAGACAGATCTGGAAGGCTACCGTGCTTTAATTGAGAAGTTAGGCATCAGAAAGTAA
- the dnaJ gene encoding molecular chaperone DnaJ: MAENKRDYYEVLGVPRDADDAALKKAYRTLAKKYHPDANPGDKEAEKKFKEASEAYSVLSDPQKRQQYDQFGHAAFDGGAGAGAGGFGGFDFSGADMGDIFGDIFGDLFGGGRSRGGRSNGPMKGANVRTSIRITFEEAIFGCEKEIELDLKETCEKCHGTGAKPGTQPQTCPKCNGKGKIMYTQQSFFGQVQNVQTCPDCRGTGKIIREKCPDCYGTGYVTRRKKIKVTIPAGIDNGQMLRDRGNGEPGVNGGERGDLLVEVIVSNHPVFKRQDTSIYSTVPISFAKAALGGPIRIKTVDGEVEYEVKPGTQTDTRVRLKGKGVPSLRNKNVRGDHFVTLVVQVPEKLNEEQKEALRRFDDAMNGVSAEGSEKHKKKGLFGGRL; the protein is encoded by the coding sequence ATGGCAGAGAATAAGAGAGATTACTATGAGGTCTTAGGCGTTCCGAGGGATGCGGATGACGCCGCCCTCAAAAAAGCATACAGAACCCTTGCCAAAAAGTACCATCCTGATGCCAACCCGGGCGACAAGGAGGCTGAGAAGAAGTTCAAGGAGGCATCTGAGGCCTACAGCGTATTAAGCGATCCGCAGAAACGCCAGCAGTACGACCAGTTCGGCCATGCCGCTTTCGACGGAGGCGCAGGTGCAGGAGCCGGAGGTTTCGGCGGCTTTGATTTCTCAGGCGCTGATATGGGAGATATTTTCGGAGACATTTTCGGAGATCTCTTCGGCGGCGGCAGAAGCAGGGGCGGCAGAAGCAACGGTCCGATGAAGGGGGCCAATGTGAGAACCAGCATCCGCATTACCTTTGAGGAGGCTATCTTCGGCTGCGAGAAGGAGATCGAGCTGGATCTGAAGGAAACCTGTGAGAAATGCCACGGAACAGGGGCAAAGCCGGGAACCCAGCCTCAGACCTGCCCGAAGTGCAATGGCAAGGGAAAAATTATGTACACCCAGCAGTCCTTCTTCGGCCAGGTGCAGAACGTGCAGACCTGTCCGGACTGCCGGGGAACCGGAAAGATTATCAGAGAGAAGTGTCCTGACTGCTATGGAACGGGATATGTGACAAGGAGAAAGAAAATCAAGGTGACAATCCCTGCCGGAATTGACAACGGGCAGATGCTGAGGGATCGCGGAAACGGCGAGCCGGGCGTAAACGGAGGAGAGAGAGGCGATCTTCTGGTTGAGGTGATCGTTTCCAATCATCCGGTATTTAAGCGCCAGGATACCAGCATCTATTCTACGGTTCCGATTTCCTTTGCAAAGGCCGCCCTCGGCGGACCGATCCGCATCAAGACCGTGGACGGCGAGGTAGAGTATGAGGTTAAGCCGGGCACCCAGACCGACACGAGAGTGCGTCTGAAGGGAAAGGGAGTTCCGTCCCTGCGGAATAAGAATGTGCGCGGCGATCACTTTGTAACTCTTGTGGTTCAGGTTCCGGAAAAGCTGAACGAGGAGCAGAAGGAGGCCCTTCGCCGCTTCGACGACGCCATGAACGGAGTCTCGGCAGAAGGCAGCGAAAAGCACAAGAAGAAGGGACTGTTTGGAGGCAGACTGTAG